Proteins from a single region of Urocitellus parryii isolate mUroPar1 chromosome 4, mUroPar1.hap1, whole genome shotgun sequence:
- the Hspb2 gene encoding heat shock protein beta-2 isoform X3, protein MSGRSVPHAHPATAEYEFANPSRLDEVTVRTVDNLLEVSAKHPQRLDRHGFVSREFCRTYVLPADVDPWRVKAALSHDGILNLEAPRGGRHLDTEVNEVYISLLSAPPDPEEEEEAARVES, encoded by the exons ATGTCGGGCCGCTCAGTGCCACATGCCCACCCGGCCACCGCCGAGTACGAATTTGCCAACCCCAGCCGCCTGG ATGAGGTGACCGTGAGGACTGTGGACAACCTACTGGAGGTGTCTGCCAAGCACCCCCAGCGCCTGGACCGCCACGGCTTTGTGTCTCGAGAGTTCTGCCGCACCTATGTTCTACCTGCTGATGTTGACCCCTGGCGTGTCAAAGCTGCTCTCTCCCATGATGGCATCCTTAACCTGGAGGCACCACGAGGTGGCCGTCATTTGGACACAGAGGTCAATGAGGTCTACATCtccctgctctctgcacctcctgatccagaggaagaggaggaagcagccAGAGTTGAGTCCTGA
- the Hspb2 gene encoding heat shock protein beta-2 isoform X1 has product MSGRSVPHAHPATAEYEFANPSRLGEQRFGEGLLPEEILTPTLYHGYYVRPRATQAGEGSRAGASELRLSEGKFQAFLDVSHFTPDEVTVRTVDNLLEVSAKHPQRLDRHGFVSREFCRTYVLPADVDPWRVKAALSHDGILNLEAPRGGRHLDTEVNEVYISLLSAPPDPEEEEEAARVES; this is encoded by the exons ATGTCGGGCCGCTCAGTGCCACATGCCCACCCGGCCACCGCCGAGTACGAATTTGCCAACCCCAGCCGCCTGGGTGAGCAGCGCTTTGGCGAAG gCCTACTTCCAGAAGAGATCCTGACCCCCACCCTCTACCATGGCTACTATGTCCGGCCTCGGGCCACCCAAGCTGgggagggcagcagggcaggggccTCTGAGCTCAGGCTCAGTGAGGGCAAGTTCCAGGCATTTCTGGATGTGAGCCACTTTACCCCAGATGAGGTGACCGTGAGGACTGTGGACAACCTACTGGAGGTGTCTGCCAAGCACCCCCAGCGCCTGGACCGCCACGGCTTTGTGTCTCGAGAGTTCTGCCGCACCTATGTTCTACCTGCTGATGTTGACCCCTGGCGTGTCAAAGCTGCTCTCTCCCATGATGGCATCCTTAACCTGGAGGCACCACGAGGTGGCCGTCATTTGGACACAGAGGTCAATGAGGTCTACATCtccctgctctctgcacctcctgatccagaggaagaggaggaagcagccAGAGTTGAGTCCTGA
- the Hspb2 gene encoding heat shock protein beta-2 isoform X2 yields MSGRSVPHAHPATAEYEFANPSRLGLLPEEILTPTLYHGYYVRPRATQAGEGSRAGASELRLSEGKFQAFLDVSHFTPDEVTVRTVDNLLEVSAKHPQRLDRHGFVSREFCRTYVLPADVDPWRVKAALSHDGILNLEAPRGGRHLDTEVNEVYISLLSAPPDPEEEEEAARVES; encoded by the exons ATGTCGGGCCGCTCAGTGCCACATGCCCACCCGGCCACCGCCGAGTACGAATTTGCCAACCCCAGCCGCCTGG gCCTACTTCCAGAAGAGATCCTGACCCCCACCCTCTACCATGGCTACTATGTCCGGCCTCGGGCCACCCAAGCTGgggagggcagcagggcaggggccTCTGAGCTCAGGCTCAGTGAGGGCAAGTTCCAGGCATTTCTGGATGTGAGCCACTTTACCCCAGATGAGGTGACCGTGAGGACTGTGGACAACCTACTGGAGGTGTCTGCCAAGCACCCCCAGCGCCTGGACCGCCACGGCTTTGTGTCTCGAGAGTTCTGCCGCACCTATGTTCTACCTGCTGATGTTGACCCCTGGCGTGTCAAAGCTGCTCTCTCCCATGATGGCATCCTTAACCTGGAGGCACCACGAGGTGGCCGTCATTTGGACACAGAGGTCAATGAGGTCTACATCtccctgctctctgcacctcctgatccagaggaagaggaggaagcagccAGAGTTGAGTCCTGA
- the C4H11orf52 gene encoding uncharacterized protein C11orf52 homolog isoform X2 → MHKPLYVGKQLCSPGDHTPWETSSAAGKAAKEGNSPGRGEIRQTNRVGCGEIWKCTSKKKHPRAAHQLSRRKRKKGAKQDAH, encoded by the exons ATGCACAAGCCTCTTTATGTTGGAAAACAGCTGTGCTCCCCGGGAGACCATACGCCATGGGAAACCAGCTCTGCTGCAGGGAAAGCTG CAAAAGAAGGAAACTCCCCGGGGAGAGGAGAAATCAGACAGACAAATAGGGTCGGCTGTGGTGAGATTTGGAAATGTACTAGCAAGAAAAAGCATCCGA GAGCTGCCCATCAActttccagaagaaaaagaaaaaag GGAGCCAAGCAAGACGCACATTGA
- the C4H11orf52 gene encoding uncharacterized protein C11orf52 homolog isoform X1 gives MHKPLYVGKQLCSPGDHTPWETSSAAGKAGSQARRTLKKQQQQLQQNCTKDHEIRGHMYEQVLQQPKSQKRNQDLKLEESNLHYADIQVNSLTQPRSASEVKHWYLENATEYATLCFPQATPRYDSKNGTLV, from the exons ATGCACAAGCCTCTTTATGTTGGAAAACAGCTGTGCTCCCCGGGAGACCATACGCCATGGGAAACCAGCTCTGCTGCAGGGAAAGCTG GGAGCCAAGCAAGACGCACATTGAAGAAGCAGCAACAACAGCTGCAGCAGAATTGCACAAAG GACCATGAAATAAGAGGACACATGTATGAGCAGGTGTTACAGCAGCCTAAATCTCAAAAGAGGAATCAAGACCTCAAGTTGGAGGAGAGCAACTTACATTATGCAGACATTCAAGTGAACAGTCTTACCCAACCACGCTCTGCCAGTGAAGTGAAACACTGGTATTTAGAAAATGCTACAGAGTATGCTACCCTTTGCTTCCCCCAGGCCACACCTCGATATGACAGCAAGAATGGTACTCTGGTGTGA